The region AAATCAGGGAGCACTATGAGCAAGCCAGCCTTCGAAACCCAGCTGCAAGGCATCACCGATCTGGTGCTGATCACACCGATCAAGCCCGGTTTCGTCACCGCCTTCGAGACCATCACTTATGTGGACCGGCTGCGCCGGGTGCTGAAGTCGCTCAATGCCTTGCGCCTGGGCGCGCGCGAGTCCAGCGATGCGCCGGGCTTGTTCACCGATGTGGTGAGCCGCTTCCACATCGTCCACTCCTTCCGCTGGGCCATCATCGCCCCGCCGGCTGATGCCGCACCCGGCACGCCGCACAAGCTGCTGCTCAATGTCTGCTTCGACGGCGGCTGGGAGCCCTATATGCGAGTGATCTGGGACCAGCTTGGCAGCATGCTGGACCTGATTCTGTGCCACGCCGAAGGCTACCGCCTGGCCAAGGAAACCAGCTTCGAGCGCTACAAGGACTGGGTGCGCGAGCATGAGATCGCCAGCGATTTCCTCTACTTCGAAACCGGCCGCAGCAGCGCCGACCACGACTATTTGGCCGCCCTGGAATGGCAAGAGCGCGAGCACCCCGAGACCGATGCGGCGCTGGCCGCCACCCGCATACGCACGCCCGTGCCCGGCGAAACCGCGCCCTTGCCCGATGGCCTGCCCGCCCGCGCCGCCATGGCCGTGCGCGCCCTGCCGGCCCTGGCCACGCTGTACACGCTGGACCGCTACTTCATGCGCGATGACCCCAGCGTGGCGGACGGCCAATGCCTGATCCGCGCCGCCCGCGACATCTTGTTCGAGCTGGTGCAACTCGACACCGCCAAACTGTTCCCGCCGGGCAGCCCCCTGCGCGCCGCCTACTACCGCATGCTGGACTGGTTTGAAAAGCCCGCCCGCGTGGCCGAGATCAGCACCCGCCAGCTTGACTACCAGCCCAGCGACATCCAAGGCGGCATGCTGACGGCCTACCCCGACTTGAGCGGCGGCGCCATGGTCTTGCTGCGCGTGGTGCAAGCGCCGCAGGCAGTGGCCTGGCTGGCGGCCTTCCCGGCCAGCAACGAGGACGACACGGTGAAGGGCAACAAGCCGGCCGACGGCTTCTACCGCAATGTGGCGCTGAGCCTGGCCGGCCTGCGCGCGCTGGGCGTCAGCAGCAGCCGGCTGGAGCGCATGCCCCAGCCCTTTGTGGAAGGCATGGAAGCACGCGCCGGTGTGCTGGGTGATCTGCGCCACAACCACCCGCGCTACTGGAAACTGCCGCAGCGCAACTGGCCTGCCGCAAGCGCTAACGCCGAAAGTGGCCGGGTTGATCTGAACGCGGTGCATGTGCTGATTCAGCTGCGCCATGGCACCCAAGTCAGCGAGGCGGCGCGCCAAGCCGCCATCCAACAACTGGAGCAAGGCAGCGGCTTGCAAGTGCTGTCGGTGCAGGCCATGCGCCGCAATAGCGCACCCGGCAAGCCCAAGCAGACGGTAGAGAGCTTTGGCTTTGTCGACGGCATCAGCCAACCAGTGGTGGGCGAGCCCAGCGGCCCGACGCCGGCGCAGCCTTGGTCAGATGCGGTGCAGCGCGGCGAGCTGCTGCTGGGTTATCGCACCGATCGGGAGCGCTACGCCGTGCCCGAGCAGGCCGACGCCTTGCTGGACAAAGGCACCTTCCTGGTGGTGCGCAAGCTGCGCCAGTTTCCCGGCCGCTTGCAGCAGACCCTGGACAGCCAAGTCACCGAACTGGGTCTGGACCGCAAAACCTTGCTGGCCAAGATGATGGGCCGCTGGCCCGACGGCGTGCCCCTGGCCGCGCCCGCCATCGGCCCCGGCAACAACTTCAATTACAGCCAGGATGCCCAAGGCAAGGCCTGCCCCTTCCACG is a window of Paucibacter sp. KCTC 42545 DNA encoding:
- a CDS encoding Dyp-type peroxidase domain-containing protein, with the translated sequence MSKPAFETQLQGITDLVLITPIKPGFVTAFETITYVDRLRRVLKSLNALRLGARESSDAPGLFTDVVSRFHIVHSFRWAIIAPPADAAPGTPHKLLLNVCFDGGWEPYMRVIWDQLGSMLDLILCHAEGYRLAKETSFERYKDWVREHEIASDFLYFETGRSSADHDYLAALEWQEREHPETDAALAATRIRTPVPGETAPLPDGLPARAAMAVRALPALATLYTLDRYFMRDDPSVADGQCLIRAARDILFELVQLDTAKLFPPGSPLRAAYYRMLDWFEKPARVAEISTRQLDYQPSDIQGGMLTAYPDLSGGAMVLLRVVQAPQAVAWLAAFPASNEDDTVKGNKPADGFYRNVALSLAGLRALGVSSSRLERMPQPFVEGMEARAGVLGDLRHNHPRYWKLPQRNWPAASANAESGRVDLNAVHVLIQLRHGTQVSEAARQAAIQQLEQGSGLQVLSVQAMRRNSAPGKPKQTVESFGFVDGISQPVVGEPSGPTPAQPWSDAVQRGELLLGYRTDRERYAVPEQADALLDKGTFLVVRKLRQFPGRLQQTLDSQVTELGLDRKTLLAKMMGRWPDGVPLAAPAIGPGNNFNYSQDAQGKACPFHAHIRRANPRTDPTLATPVPRLLRRGMSYGPPLQPGQAPADMDKDERGLIFMAYNASLAEQFETVQRWISGGNSSGGYAGQSDPFLGVAVPKAAAAERLPSTTPRVFRFEHEGRALSLNLGEQPLVELQWGAYFFVPAITALRQLPMLVELPAFPTPIAVPARAPDVADAKAWQEWLEDSNSRDAAWAYVRSQPGGVLRTAYGVLVGEAARVCDVFRDVDSRYSVSGYGSRMAQSVGRGYLGMDEDSGHREQAPLINAAIERIDEASAFGAARTIANAVIKQTVGGARQLQLKEALLDLEQLSEHVLAALCQQWFGLPDQRLMWGTEWHAASDTPAPRCPRDFIAVSRYVFGPHPSPVVEKTASKKGQALQAAVRQWLAAQKPGAKLPPLSQAIAEALAPLSQQDPDIIPRTLTGIMLGFPPTVHGNTLACLGAWVMSKKLWDVQQDWPAAPASTPPAQLYSRAVSALRPTLLATMVGRPVPNMVWRTARKAHQLGLVEVQQGETLIVGIASATQQNPREHYTMFGGDRRDAVKPAPLHACPGYAMAMGVMMGVAAAVLEAGTLRFTGSPTVLGVQV